The following nucleotide sequence is from bacterium.
CTCGCGAGAGACATTCGCGCGCAACGACAAGCCGAATTCGACGCACCTGTTCGACACCGGATGCGCCTGGGGATACTTCGCCCTCGAAGCGATCCGCCGCGGCTGGGTGACGCACGCAATGGCCGGATTCAACAGGGAAAAGGCAAAGGAGCTGCTGGAAATCCCCGATGGATTCTTCCCGGTCGCCGCGGTCGCGATCGGACGCCACGGCGATCCCGCGTCGCTTCCGGAAGACCTGCGCGATCGCGAGGTTCCCGCGCCGCGCAGGCGGCAATCCGAATTCGTTTTCGAAGGCAAGTTCGGAAATCCTCCCGAATGACCGGAAGGTTTGCGGCCGGCGAAACAGCCCCCCCCCGGAATACTAATAAACGGCGCTTATCGCCCGCAGCTTTTCGACCGCGCCCGGAATGACTTCCAGAACGTAGTCGATATCCTCCTCGGTCGTCCTGTGCCCGAGCGTGAACCTCA
It contains:
- a CDS encoding nitroreductase family protein, yielding MSFDAKNHENRKTEYEIGGFFLERWSPRAFADEKLPESELFAMFEAARFAPSSSNEQPWRFVYALRGSGVFDSFGEILSEGNWRWARNAAALLVVCSRETFARNDKPNSTHLFDTGCAWGYFALEAIRRGWVTHAMAGFNREKAKELLEIPDGFFPVAAVAIGRHGDPASLPEDLRDREVPAPRRRQSEFVFEGKFGNPPE